A genomic window from Pantoea alhagi includes:
- the lpxM gene encoding lauroyl-Kdo(2)-lipid IV(A) myristoyltransferase (LpxM is lauroyl-Kdo(2)-lipid IV(A) myristoyltransferase, an enzyme characterized in Escherichia coli and involved in biosynthesis of the form of lipid A found in that species and some closely related species.): METSKKKNTEFIPVFDKSFLLPKYWGAWLGIGAFGVMAMLPAALRDPILGAAGRLAGRFAKSARRRAQINLLYCMPELSEAEREAIIDEMFATAPQSMAMMAELALRNPDRVRQRVHWHGREIIDEMLAEKQNVIFLVPHGWAIDIPAMLLASEGQMIAAMFHNQSNPLNDYIWNRVRRRFGGRMHARNDGIKPFINSVRQGYWGYYLPDQDHGAEQSEFVDFFATYKATLPAVGRLMKVCRARVVPLFPVYNAKNHQLDIYIRAPMDDLLDADNPTLARRMNEEVEYFVRPHPEQYTWILKLLKTRREGEIEPYKRKELFPRK; encoded by the coding sequence ATGGAAACCAGCAAGAAAAAAAATACAGAATTTATTCCCGTCTTCGATAAATCCTTCCTGTTACCCAAATACTGGGGTGCCTGGTTGGGTATCGGTGCGTTTGGCGTAATGGCAATGCTGCCTGCAGCGCTACGCGATCCTATCCTTGGCGCGGCGGGCCGCCTTGCTGGACGTTTTGCAAAAAGCGCGCGTCGTCGCGCGCAAATCAACCTGCTGTATTGCATGCCAGAGCTGTCGGAAGCTGAGCGTGAAGCGATCATTGATGAAATGTTTGCCACCGCTCCGCAGTCAATGGCGATGATGGCCGAACTGGCGCTGCGTAATCCGGATCGCGTCCGACAGCGTGTTCACTGGCACGGGCGGGAAATTATTGATGAGATGCTGGCAGAGAAGCAGAATGTTATTTTTCTGGTGCCGCACGGCTGGGCAATCGATATTCCTGCCATGCTGCTGGCTTCAGAAGGTCAGATGATAGCGGCAATGTTTCACAATCAAAGTAATCCGCTGAATGACTATATCTGGAATCGGGTGCGGCGTCGTTTCGGCGGCCGTATGCATGCCAGGAACGATGGTATAAAGCCCTTTATTAACTCGGTGCGTCAGGGGTACTGGGGATATTATTTACCCGATCAGGATCATGGCGCAGAGCAAAGTGAATTCGTTGATTTCTTTGCCACTTATAAAGCGACTTTGCCTGCGGTGGGGCGGCTGATGAAAGTATGCCGCGCGCGCGTGGTGCCGCTATTCCCGGTCTATAATGCCAAAAATCATCAGCTGGATATCTATATCCGCGCGCCAATGGACGATCTGCTTGATGCAGACAACCCAACGCTGGCGCGCCGCATGAATGAAGAAGTAGAGTATTTTGTGCGTCCGCATCCGGAGCAGTACACCTGGATATTAAAACTGCTTAAAACGCGGCGTGAAGGGGAGATCGAACCCTATAAGCGCAAAGAGCTGTTTCCGCGCAAATAG
- the mepM gene encoding murein DD-endopeptidase MepM has translation MQQIARSVALAFNNLPRPHRVMLGSLTVVTLAVAVWRPFVYHPGETSPIVKTIEIDKNQLRTLLPEASEPLDQPAPEDDLPQDEIDQDVTAESGIHDYVVSSGDTLSSVLNQYGIDMGEINQLVKTDNDLRNLQVGQQISWTLTDEGQLQRLTWEMSRRETRTYDRIGNGFKMSSELQKGEWTNSVLTGEVKGSFVSSAQRAGLTSAEISGVIKALQWQMDFRKLRAGDKFSVLMSREVMDGKNEQSQLLGVRLRTGGKDYYAIRAEDGKFYDRSGSGLARGFMRFPTVKQYRVSSNFNPRRLNPVTGRVAPHKGVDFAVPVGTPVLAVGDGEVVQAKRSSGAGNYVAIRHGRQYMTRYMHMKKLLVKPGDKVKRGDRIGLSGNTGRSTGPHLHYEIWINNQAVNPLTAKLPRTEGLTGKDRSAFLAQAREVLPQLKLN, from the coding sequence GTGCAACAGATAGCCCGCTCTGTCGCTCTGGCATTTAATAATCTGCCGCGTCCCCACCGCGTTATGCTTGGGTCGCTGACCGTTGTTACTCTGGCCGTCGCTGTCTGGCGGCCGTTTGTTTATCACCCGGGTGAAACATCGCCCATCGTAAAAACCATTGAAATTGACAAAAACCAGCTGCGTACGCTGCTGCCTGAAGCCAGCGAGCCGCTCGATCAGCCTGCGCCGGAAGATGACCTGCCGCAGGATGAGATCGATCAGGACGTAACGGCGGAAAGCGGCATCCATGACTATGTGGTCTCCAGCGGCGACACCCTGAGCAGCGTGCTGAACCAGTACGGCATCGATATGGGTGAAATCAACCAGCTGGTTAAAACGGATAACGATCTGCGTAATCTCCAGGTGGGGCAGCAAATCTCCTGGACACTTACCGATGAAGGCCAGCTGCAACGCCTGACGTGGGAGATGTCGCGGCGCGAAACCCGTACCTACGATCGCATCGGTAACGGTTTTAAGATGTCCAGCGAGCTGCAGAAAGGCGAATGGACAAACAGCGTGCTGACCGGCGAAGTCAAAGGCAGCTTTGTCAGCAGCGCTCAGCGCGCCGGGCTGACCAGCGCGGAGATCAGCGGCGTGATCAAAGCGCTGCAGTGGCAAATGGATTTCCGCAAACTGCGCGCGGGCGATAAATTCAGCGTACTGATGTCGCGTGAAGTGATGGATGGAAAAAATGAACAGAGCCAGCTGCTGGGCGTGCGTTTGCGCACCGGAGGCAAGGATTACTACGCCATCCGTGCCGAAGATGGCAAATTCTATGACCGCAGCGGCTCTGGCCTGGCGCGCGGTTTTATGCGTTTCCCAACGGTAAAACAGTACCGGGTCTCCTCTAACTTTAATCCGCGCCGTCTGAATCCGGTGACAGGCCGTGTCGCACCGCATAAAGGGGTGGATTTTGCCGTGCCGGTCGGCACGCCGGTACTGGCAGTGGGCGACGGTGAAGTGGTACAGGCAAAACGCAGTTCCGGCGCGGGCAACTATGTTGCTATCCGCCATGGCCGTCAGTATATGACGCGCTATATGCATATGAAAAAGCTGCTGGTGAAGCCAGGCGATAAGGTCAAACGTGGCGATCGCATCGGTCTTTCCGGCAACACGGGTCGTTCAACCGGCCCGCATCTGCACTATGAAATCTGGATCAATAACCAGGCCGTAAATCCGCTGACGGCGAAGCTGCCGCGCACTGAAGGACTTACCGGCAAGGATCGTTCCGCATTCCTGGCGCAGGCAAGAGAAGTGCTGCCTCAGCTCAAACTCAATTAA
- the znuA gene encoding zinc ABC transporter substrate-binding protein ZnuA: protein MLQNKKALFPLLFSLGFAAAFSAPASAAVIASIKPLGFIASAIADGVTPVEVLLPDGASEHDYALRPSDVKRLQSADLVVWIGPDMEAFISKTASAFPAEKNLEIAQLPAVKPLLITGAEEQDEHHEEDEAHHDAAHEHHDHGQYNMHLWMSPEIARQSAVAIHEKLLELMPQRKDKLDANLQQFEADLAKSDTQIAHQLAPLKGKGYFVFHDAYSYFEKHYGLTPLGHFTVNPEIQPGAQRLHQIRTQLVEQKATCVFAEPQFRPAVIDAVARGTQVRKGTLDPLGMGISLAKDSYVKFLSQLSSQYESCLKGA, encoded by the coding sequence ATGTTACAGAATAAAAAAGCCCTTTTTCCTCTGCTATTTTCCCTTGGTTTTGCCGCTGCGTTTAGCGCTCCCGCCAGCGCAGCGGTTATCGCTTCGATTAAACCGCTGGGCTTTATCGCCTCCGCGATCGCCGATGGCGTAACCCCGGTAGAAGTTTTACTGCCCGATGGCGCTTCCGAACATGATTACGCTTTGCGTCCTTCTGACGTTAAACGCTTGCAGAGCGCGGATCTGGTGGTATGGATTGGTCCTGATATGGAAGCCTTTATCAGTAAAACCGCCAGCGCATTTCCCGCAGAAAAGAACCTGGAAATTGCCCAGTTGCCCGCGGTAAAACCGTTGCTGATTACCGGCGCGGAAGAGCAGGATGAGCATCATGAAGAAGATGAAGCCCATCATGACGCAGCGCATGAACATCATGATCATGGACAATATAATATGCACCTGTGGATGTCGCCGGAAATAGCGCGCCAATCTGCGGTTGCAATCCATGAGAAATTATTGGAACTTATGCCGCAGCGCAAAGACAAACTTGACGCTAACCTGCAGCAATTTGAGGCAGATTTAGCGAAAAGCGATACGCAAATTGCGCATCAGCTGGCACCGCTTAAAGGAAAAGGATATTTCGTTTTTCATGATGCTTATAGCTACTTTGAAAAGCATTACGGTCTCACGCCACTTGGCCATTTTACCGTTAATCCTGAAATCCAGCCGGGCGCGCAGCGTTTACATCAAATTCGAACACAGTTGGTTGAGCAAAAAGCGACCTGCGTTTTTGCTGAGCCACAATTCAGGCCGGCCGTAATCGATGCCGTTGCCAGAGGAACTCAGGTGCGTAAAGGTACGCTCGATCCGCTGGGAATGGGCATCAGCTTAGCAAAAGACAGTTATGTGAAATTCCTCTCACAGCTGTCGAGCCAGTATGAAAGCTGCCTGAAAGGAGCATGA